The following are encoded together in the Pseudomonas xantholysinigenes genome:
- a CDS encoding antibiotic biosynthesis monooxygenase, with the protein MSTPVTLMVSRRAAHGRYQDLLAWLHEGEQLATDFPGYLGSGILAPPAEGDEFQIIFRFTDEQTLHAWEHSASRRAWLQRGDGLFERPKERRVSGIDDWFGTNTVQKPPRWKQATAIWLAFFPVSLLFNLLFGHWLAPLDLVPRVLLSTLALTPLMVYLFIPLSTRLLAPWLNAAPATAAERPQGLRSR; encoded by the coding sequence ATGTCTACCCCCGTCACCCTGATGGTGTCGCGCCGCGCCGCCCATGGCCGCTACCAGGACCTGCTGGCCTGGCTGCACGAAGGCGAGCAGCTGGCCACCGACTTCCCCGGCTATCTTGGCTCGGGCATCCTCGCGCCACCGGCCGAGGGCGATGAGTTCCAGATCATCTTCCGCTTCACCGATGAACAGACCCTGCACGCCTGGGAGCATTCAGCCTCCCGTCGCGCCTGGCTGCAACGCGGCGACGGCCTGTTCGAGCGCCCCAAAGAGAGGCGCGTCAGTGGTATCGACGACTGGTTTGGCACCAATACGGTGCAAAAACCACCACGCTGGAAGCAGGCCACGGCCATCTGGCTGGCGTTCTTCCCGGTGTCGCTGCTGTTCAACCTGCTGTTCGGCCACTGGCTGGCGCCCCTCGACCTGGTGCCCCGTGTGCTGCTCAGCACCCTGGCGCTGACGCCGTTGATGGTGTACCTGTTCATCCCGTTGTCCACCCGCCTGTTGGCGCCTTGGCTGAACGCCGCGCCTGCCACCGCCGCCGAACGTCCGCAGGGCCTGCGCAGCCGCTGA
- a CDS encoding flavodoxin, with translation MKVAIISGSVYGTAEEVARHAESLLKAAGLEAWHASRATLQDLEGFAPEALLAVTSTTGMGELPDNLMPLFSAIRDILPAAWRGLPGAVIGLGDSSYGDTYCGGGEQMRELFAELGVREVLPMLRLDASETVTPETDAEPWLAELVAVLKG, from the coding sequence ATGAAAGTCGCCATTATTTCCGGTTCGGTGTATGGCACCGCCGAAGAAGTCGCCCGTCACGCCGAGTCCCTGCTCAAGGCGGCAGGCCTTGAAGCCTGGCACGCTTCCCGTGCCACGTTGCAGGATCTCGAGGGGTTCGCCCCCGAAGCGTTGTTGGCCGTGACTTCGACCACCGGTATGGGCGAGTTGCCCGATAACCTGATGCCGCTGTTCAGCGCCATCCGCGACATCCTGCCAGCAGCATGGCGTGGGTTGCCGGGCGCGGTGATCGGCCTGGGCGATTCGAGTTATGGCGATACGTATTGCGGGGGCGGCGAGCAGATGCGCGAGTTGTTCGCCGAGTTGGGGGTGCGGGAGGTGCTGCCGATGCTGAGGCTCGATGCCAGTGAGACGGTGACGCCGGAGACCGATGCCGAGCCGTGGTTGGCGGAGCTTGTAGCCGTTCTCAAGGGCTGA
- a CDS encoding LysR family transcriptional regulator, translating to MEFKQLRSFIEVVHRGGFTQAASTLHISQSAVSKQVAQLEQAIGQPLLERQGSQLHLTAAGRIVLQRGEVLMRQRQELLNELDDLGQLTRGELRLGLPLLGSDALFAGLFAEYRRRYPNISVQLLEGGSRMVEQAVRNGELELGGSLTPSDPAFDCQPFCNEALEALLPADHALAGLAEVELGQLADTPFLLYQRSFVLNDRLLSACQQVGFTPKEGGRSGQADFLAALVAAGQGVVLLPAIVARALERPGVVRLPLRAPDYLKWDIAFIWRRGAYLSRAAQAWLALLREPR from the coding sequence ATGGAATTCAAACAACTGCGCAGTTTCATCGAGGTTGTTCATCGCGGTGGCTTCACCCAGGCGGCGAGCACCTTGCACATCAGTCAGTCGGCAGTAAGCAAGCAGGTCGCCCAGTTGGAGCAAGCCATCGGCCAGCCCTTGCTGGAGCGACAAGGCTCGCAACTGCACCTGACCGCCGCCGGGCGCATCGTCCTGCAGCGCGGCGAAGTGCTGATGCGCCAGCGCCAGGAACTGCTCAATGAACTGGACGACTTGGGCCAGCTGACCCGTGGCGAGCTGCGCCTCGGCCTGCCGTTGCTGGGCAGCGATGCCCTGTTCGCCGGACTGTTCGCCGAATACCGCCGACGTTACCCGAATATCTCCGTGCAATTGCTCGAAGGCGGCAGCCGCATGGTCGAGCAGGCGGTCAGGAACGGTGAGCTGGAGCTGGGCGGCAGCCTGACACCGAGCGATCCGGCGTTCGACTGCCAGCCGTTCTGCAACGAGGCGTTGGAAGCCTTGCTGCCGGCCGATCATGCCCTGGCGGGGCTGGCCGAGGTCGAGCTGGGGCAACTGGCCGATACGCCGTTCCTGCTGTACCAACGCAGCTTCGTGCTCAACGACCGCTTGCTCAGCGCTTGCCAGCAGGTGGGGTTCACGCCGAAGGAAGGCGGGCGCAGTGGTCAGGCGGACTTTCTCGCCGCGCTGGTGGCGGCGGGCCAGGGCGTGGTGCTGTTGCCGGCCATCGTGGCGCGGGCGCTGGAACGGCCCGGGGTGGTGCGCCTGCCGTTGCGGGCGCCGGATTACCTGAAGTGGGACATCGCCTTCATCTGGCGGCGGGGGGCGTATCTGTCACGGGCGGCGCAGGCGTGGCTGGCGTTGTTACGGGAGCCACGTTAA
- a CDS encoding CidA/LrgA family protein: MNAEILKKTLRLLAELAVLLALFLFGGQLTAWLAWPIPGGVMGLALLLALFATGVVKPATLQLGAKWLMAEMLLFFIPALMSLLDYGSLLRSEGWRILLVIAVSTLLVMVVTAVTVELVCRWRLRHEP, encoded by the coding sequence ATGAATGCCGAAATACTCAAGAAAACCCTCCGCCTGCTCGCCGAGCTGGCGGTGTTGCTCGCCCTGTTCCTGTTCGGTGGCCAACTCACCGCCTGGCTTGCCTGGCCGATCCCTGGCGGCGTGATGGGCCTGGCCCTGTTGCTGGCGCTGTTTGCCACCGGCGTGGTCAAGCCTGCCACCTTGCAGCTGGGCGCCAAGTGGCTGATGGCCGAGATGCTGTTGTTCTTCATCCCGGCGCTGATGAGCCTGCTGGACTACGGCAGCCTGCTGCGCAGCGAAGGCTGGCGCATCCTGCTGGTGATTGCTGTGAGCACCCTGCTGGTGATGGTGGTCACTGCGGTGACCGTGGAGCTGGTGTGCCGCTGGAGGTTGCGCCATGAGCCTTGA
- a CDS encoding LrgB family protein, protein MSLEPMPVFWLVLTLAAYLGSRWLYRRSGRYLLSPLILVPALLLAVAVPLHTAYAEYARNTHWLMGVLGPVTVAFAVPIWQQRAMLARHWPALLAGMLAGSVASIGSSWVLAHLLALDEAVSLSLLPRSITTPFAMPVAQDLGGVPELTAVFVMFTGVLGALFGGVLLRWLPLRTPLARGALFGVGAHGAGVSRAQEVGREEGSVAGLVMVLTGLLNLLAAPLLVMLL, encoded by the coding sequence ATGAGCCTTGAGCCCATGCCGGTGTTCTGGCTTGTGCTGACCCTGGCGGCCTATCTCGGCAGCCGCTGGTTGTACCGGCGCAGCGGGCGCTATCTGTTGTCGCCATTGATCCTGGTGCCGGCCCTGCTGCTGGCGGTGGCCGTGCCGCTGCACACCGCCTACGCCGAATACGCGCGCAACACCCATTGGCTGATGGGCGTGCTGGGCCCGGTGACCGTGGCCTTCGCCGTGCCGATCTGGCAGCAGCGAGCCATGCTGGCCCGGCACTGGCCGGCGCTGCTGGCGGGCATGCTGGCCGGCAGCGTGGCGTCAATCGGCAGTTCGTGGGTGCTGGCGCACCTGCTGGCGCTGGACGAGGCGGTCAGCCTGTCGCTGCTGCCGCGCTCGATCACCACGCCATTCGCCATGCCGGTGGCCCAGGACCTGGGCGGCGTGCCGGAGCTGACTGCGGTGTTCGTGATGTTCACCGGGGTGCTGGGCGCGCTGTTCGGCGGCGTGCTGCTGCGCTGGTTGCCGTTACGCACGCCGCTGGCCCGTGGCGCGCTATTCGGGGTCGGTGCCCATGGCGCGGGCGTGAGCCGGGCCCAGGAAGTGGGGCGCGAGGAGGGTTCGGTGGCCGGGTTGGTCATGGTCCTGACCGGCCTGCTCAACCTGCTGGCCGCACCACTGCTGGTCATGCTGCTGTGA
- a CDS encoding alpha/beta fold hydrolase: protein MPLAEIPLCVWRTRSMSFSFRGQSIRYWTAGQGEPLLLLHGFPTASWDWHYLWAPLTQRYRVVACDMLGFGDSAKPPDHDYSLLEQADLQQALLAHLQIDQPVHLLAHDYGGSVAQELLARHHEQRLEIASCVFLNSGLFPESCRVLLIQKLLLSRLGWLVGRSFGRDDLVRNVTQVYGPCTHPSESALDDYWSLIAANHGPRILHKLINFLPERRAQRERWVSALQRASVPLRFINGAVDPLSGMHMVERYRQVVPDPDTVVLQGIGHYPHTEAPVQVLRHYLAFREQPLSFIPQKVAWS, encoded by the coding sequence ATGCCTCTGGCCGAGATACCACTGTGCGTCTGGCGTACCCGGAGCATGAGTTTCAGCTTCCGAGGCCAGAGCATCCGCTACTGGACGGCAGGGCAAGGAGAGCCGCTGCTATTGCTTCACGGTTTCCCCACCGCCAGCTGGGATTGGCACTACCTGTGGGCACCGCTCACCCAACGCTACCGTGTGGTGGCCTGCGACATGCTGGGCTTCGGCGATTCAGCCAAGCCCCCGGACCACGACTACAGCCTGCTGGAGCAGGCCGACCTGCAACAGGCGCTGCTTGCTCACCTGCAGATCGACCAGCCGGTGCACCTGCTGGCCCACGACTACGGTGGCAGCGTGGCCCAGGAGCTGTTGGCGCGGCATCATGAGCAGCGTCTGGAGATTGCCAGCTGCGTGTTTCTCAACAGCGGGCTGTTCCCTGAAAGCTGCCGGGTGCTGCTGATCCAGAAGCTGTTGCTCAGCCGCCTGGGCTGGCTGGTCGGGCGCTCGTTCGGGCGCGACGACCTGGTGCGCAATGTCACCCAGGTCTACGGGCCCTGCACGCACCCCAGCGAGAGCGCCCTGGATGACTACTGGAGCCTGATCGCCGCCAATCACGGCCCGCGCATCCTGCACAAACTCATCAACTTCCTGCCCGAACGTCGGGCCCAGCGTGAACGCTGGGTCAGCGCCTTGCAGCGCGCGAGCGTGCCACTACGCTTCATCAATGGCGCGGTAGACCCGTTGTCGGGCATGCACATGGTCGAGCGTTACCGGCAGGTGGTGCCGGATCCGGACACCGTCGTGCTGCAGGGGATCGGCCATTACCCGCACACCGAGGCGCCGGTGCAGGTGTTGCGCCATTACCTGGCGTTTCGTGAACAGCCGTTGAGTTTCATCCCGCAGAAGGTTGCCTGGTCGTGA
- a CDS encoding SDR family oxidoreductase, with the protein MSEPVRLQDRVVIVTGAGGGLGRAHALLFAARGARVVVNDLGGSTHGEGANASAADRVVEEIRAAGGTAVANHDSVTDGARIVEQALDSFGQVDVLVNNAGILRDKTFHKMEDSDWELVYRVHVEGAYKLTHAAWPHLRAQNWGRVIFTSSTSGIYGNFGQANYGMAKLGLYGLTRTLAIEGSKNGILVNAIAPTGATRMTEGLIPPQVFEQLKPELISPLVVYLGSEQCQDSGQLFEVGGGWVGKVRWERSLGVGFDPREGFTPEQVADNWERIGDFADAVHPQDSLQALQQMMANLQRFPLV; encoded by the coding sequence ATGAGCGAGCCGGTACGTCTGCAAGATCGAGTGGTGATTGTCACGGGGGCCGGTGGTGGCCTGGGCCGGGCCCATGCGCTGCTGTTCGCGGCAAGGGGCGCCAGGGTGGTGGTCAACGACCTGGGCGGCAGCACCCATGGCGAAGGCGCCAATGCCTCGGCGGCCGACCGGGTGGTGGAAGAGATCCGCGCCGCGGGCGGCACGGCAGTGGCCAACCATGATTCGGTGACCGATGGCGCCCGCATTGTCGAGCAGGCCCTGGACAGCTTCGGCCAGGTCGATGTGCTGGTGAACAACGCCGGCATCCTGCGCGACAAGACCTTCCACAAGATGGAAGACAGCGACTGGGAACTGGTCTACCGCGTACATGTCGAGGGTGCCTACAAGCTCACCCACGCCGCTTGGCCACACCTGCGCGCGCAGAACTGGGGGCGGGTGATCTTCACCTCGTCCACGTCGGGCATCTACGGCAATTTCGGCCAGGCCAACTACGGCATGGCCAAGCTCGGGCTCTACGGACTGACTCGCACCCTGGCCATCGAGGGGAGCAAGAATGGCATCCTGGTCAACGCCATTGCGCCAACCGGCGCGACCCGCATGACCGAAGGGCTGATCCCACCCCAGGTGTTCGAACAACTCAAGCCGGAACTGATCAGCCCGCTGGTGGTGTACCTGGGCAGCGAGCAGTGCCAGGACAGCGGCCAGTTGTTCGAGGTGGGTGGTGGCTGGGTCGGCAAAGTGCGTTGGGAGCGCAGCCTGGGGGTGGGCTTCGATCCGCGGGAGGGCTTCACGCCGGAACAGGTGGCGGACAACTGGGAGCGGATCGGCGATTTCGCAGACGCGGTGCATCCGCAGGACAGCCTGCAGGCGTTGCAGCAGATGATGGCGAACTTGCAGCGGTTCCCGTTGGTGTAA